A genomic segment from candidate division KSB1 bacterium encodes:
- a CDS encoding 1-acyl-sn-glycerol-3-phosphate acyltransferase, translating to MGQIISALLWLWGLLLLGLFGGTLLVATLLLPMKTYDRALKWMCRTLLKALGIRVKVEGLENIRPDRTYLFMSNHVNLFDVFVLGGHLPQLVRGVELEGHFRWFLYGLVIKRIGNIPISQKNPFSAMDSLCRAREALRRGISIVLMPEGHRTLDGNLRPFMRAPFDMARQAGVDVVPLAMVNALQINRKGSWLIRPGRMVLRIGKPLSSTMVRTMNATALKETVRSHIALLLSGQESA from the coding sequence ATGGGACAAATAATATCTGCGCTGCTGTGGCTTTGGGGCCTCCTGCTCCTTGGTCTTTTCGGAGGTACACTCCTGGTGGCGACCCTGCTCCTGCCGATGAAGACCTACGACCGGGCCTTGAAGTGGATGTGCCGGACCCTGCTCAAGGCGTTGGGGATTCGGGTTAAGGTCGAGGGGCTGGAGAACATCCGTCCGGACCGCACTTACCTCTTTATGAGCAACCACGTGAACCTTTTTGACGTCTTTGTGCTCGGTGGTCACCTGCCACAGTTGGTGCGAGGGGTGGAGCTGGAGGGTCATTTCCGATGGTTCTTGTACGGTCTTGTGATCAAGCGTATTGGCAACATCCCCATTAGCCAGAAGAATCCCTTTTCGGCCATGGACAGCCTGTGCCGTGCCAGGGAGGCGCTTCGGCGGGGGATCTCCATCGTGCTCATGCCCGAAGGCCATAGGACCCTTGACGGCAACCTCCGCCCCTTCATGCGCGCCCCCTTCGACATGGCTCGCCAGGCAGGAGTCGACGTGGTACCTCTGGCCATGGTGAACGCCTTGCAGATCAATCGCAAGGGGAGCTGGCTCATCCGCCCAGGACGCATGGTTCTGCGCATCGGAAAACCGCTCTCGTCCACCATGGTCCGCACGATGAACGCTACCGCTCTCAAGGAAACCGTGCGCTCCCACATTGCCCTGTTGCTCTCGGGACAAGAATCAGCCTGA
- a CDS encoding diacylglycerol kinase family lipid kinase: MRVALVINPAAGNGRGAKAGVRAATALRNRGVEYVPHISQYPGHAVQLARKLNVAELDAIVCVGGDGTLFEVVNGLMQAEAPTSTTLGVIPVGSGNSFSQDLGVFGDFDGAVGAILNGERKAVDVAWVSTERKRYYFMNMLGFGFVSDVCHAAIRYKALRHLSYVIGVFQITAALSHCHLVLTVDGATYERTNCFVEVCNSRYTAGTMLMAPQAVLDDGYLDLVILNRISRGKLLKSFPLIFRGAHLELPEVETFRARHIVAVTDKPKILTPDGELLGSTPIEVGIIPRRLQVLGKWDK, from the coding sequence ATGAGGGTGGCGCTTGTCATCAATCCCGCAGCGGGTAACGGTCGGGGCGCAAAGGCCGGCGTGCGGGCGGCAACTGCCCTACGCAATAGGGGTGTGGAGTATGTGCCCCACATCTCGCAATACCCTGGCCATGCAGTGCAGCTAGCACGTAAGCTCAACGTCGCCGAACTCGATGCCATCGTTTGCGTCGGGGGCGACGGCACCCTCTTCGAGGTTGTCAACGGTCTGATGCAGGCAGAGGCTCCCACCTCGACCACGCTGGGGGTAATCCCCGTGGGCAGTGGCAACTCTTTTTCGCAAGACCTGGGTGTATTCGGCGACTTTGACGGAGCGGTTGGGGCCATCCTGAACGGAGAGCGCAAAGCAGTAGACGTGGCCTGGGTGAGCACTGAGCGGAAGCGCTACTACTTCATGAACATGCTCGGCTTTGGTTTTGTGTCCGACGTATGCCACGCAGCTATCCGCTACAAGGCCTTGCGTCATTTGAGCTATGTCATCGGGGTTTTCCAGATCACTGCTGCCCTGTCTCATTGCCATCTCGTGCTCACTGTGGATGGAGCCACGTACGAAAGGACGAACTGTTTTGTCGAGGTGTGCAACTCCCGTTACACCGCCGGCACCATGCTGATGGCACCGCAAGCCGTTTTGGACGACGGTTATCTTGATCTGGTCATCCTGAATCGCATTTCGCGCGGCAAACTGCTCAAGTCATTTCCCCTCATCTTTCGTGGGGCCCACCTGGAGCTCCCAGAAGTGGAGACCTTCCGTGCCAGACACATCGTCGCAGTCACAGACAAACCGAAGATCTTGACACCGGACGGCGAGCTCCTTGGCTCCACTCCAATTGAGGTGGGCATTATCCCCAGACGCTTGCAGGTTTTGGGTAAATGGGACAAATAA
- a CDS encoding sulfite exporter TauE/SafE family protein — MIQSLLLCLLGFGAGVLSGVIGIGGGIILVPALALLFKLSQHQAQGTTLALMVPPIGLLAAWTYYRNGYVDIRIAALVATGYFLGGLAGARFACWLSDVVLEKIFGAVLLVAALRMLLKA; from the coding sequence ATGATACAATCCCTGTTACTTTGTCTTCTCGGTTTCGGAGCTGGGGTCCTTAGTGGAGTGATCGGCATCGGGGGAGGAATTATCCTGGTGCCGGCCTTAGCACTCTTGTTCAAGCTCTCGCAGCATCAAGCACAGGGAACAACACTGGCGCTCATGGTGCCACCCATTGGCCTGCTGGCCGCTTGGACCTACTATCGGAACGGGTATGTGGACATACGTATTGCCGCGCTCGTCGCAACGGGTTACTTCCTGGGCGGGCTGGCAGGGGCACGATTCGCATGCTGGCTCTCGGACGTGGTCTTGGAGAAGATTTTCGGGGCAGTTCTTCTGGTGGCCGCCCTGCGTATGTTGTTGAAAGCGTAG